From the genome of Malus domestica chromosome 04, GDT2T_hap1, one region includes:
- the LOC114824332 gene encoding uncharacterized protein has protein sequence MEDPREKEDKEFLTEAAELDEALRVLNSSLSQIKWRLKYSRRRLDTDILALCTGMRPVILVDYGGKMPELQERLCAILKLCQKESPIFEHLRVMVIEEMIYLIHVRGLADHVRSSLNSEQELLFVDVERDPPKMITEAEKNPLGMQLISIQKLFSLVFPVGGRKDEASPSHSITADAEPPINELIPSQSSEFIDLSSCMQNTEVLLPTLNGWLLGYPVVYLFREEHNVAAVCNLSSKCLHIYKISICRNGSPDEVYQPDELLSFSVPYDLSMRGSKEKWAEAFLAHMQGRWERCERAWRPLQMEVSELKPQTIAF, from the exons ATGGAGGATCCTCGAgaaaaagaagacaaggaattCTTAACCGAAGCTGCAGAGTTAGATGAAGCATTGAGAGTGTTgaactcctctctctctcaaatcaaATGGCGTCTCAAATACTCTCGACGTCGACTTGAcacag ATATTCTAGCTTTGTGCACTGGAATGAGGCCAGTGATACTGGTAGACTATGGCGGAAAGATGCCTGAACTGCAAGAGAGACTCTGCGCTATTTTGAAACTTTGTCAAAAG GAGTCACCCATTTTTGAGCATTTGAGAGTAATGGTTATAGAAGAAATGATATATTTGATACACGTTAGAGGGCTTGCTGATCATGTTAGGTCAAGCTTGAACTCAGAACAAGAGTTGCTCTTTGTGGATGTTGAACGAGATCCTCCAAAG ATGATAACAGAAGCAGAAAAAAACCCATTGGGGATGCAGCTTATATCTATTCAGAAGTTGTTCTCTCTGGTATTTCCTGTTGGTGGAAGGAAAGATGAGGCTTCGCCATCTCACAGTATAACAGCTGATGCTGAACCGCCCATAAATGAACTCATCCCTTCTCAGTCATCTGAATTTATCGATCTGAGTAGCTGCATGCAAAATACTGAGGTCTTACTGCCAACGCTAAATGG ATGGCTTCTTGGGTATCCAGTTGTGTACTTGTTCAGAGAGGAGCATAATGTTGCTGCTGTTTGTAATCTTTCTTCCAAGTGTCTTCATATCTATAAAATATCAATATGCAG GAATGGATCCCCTGATGAAGTATATCAACCAGACGAACTCTTGAG TTTCTCGGTGCCCTACGATCTTAGCATGAGAGGGAGCAAGGAAAAATGGGCAGAGGCATTTTTGGCTCATATGCAGGGGAGATGGGAAAGGTGCGAGCGTGCTTGGAGGCCTTTGCAGATGGAGGTTAGCGAACTAAAACCGCAAACTATTGCGTTCTAA